In one Acipenser ruthenus chromosome 10, fAciRut3.2 maternal haplotype, whole genome shotgun sequence genomic region, the following are encoded:
- the LOC117403998 gene encoding pleckstrin homology domain-containing family A member 3-like isoform X2, with amino-acid sequence MEGVLYKWTNYITGWQPRWFALDNGILSYYDSEDDVCKGSKGSIKMSVCEIKVHPAEKSRMELIIPGEQHFYVKAVNAAERQRWLVALGSSKACLTDTRTKKEKEIKESTESLKTKMSELRLYCDLLMQQVHTIQESVNQEANHTSPSTENMNEASSLLSATCSTFITTLEECMKIANAKFKPEMFKLSHPDSVVFPVSPSPVQMKKHSVSHPRSYSFERISHSPKTSLQQLSQRPNRTYSDTESHSDSCTEDADRTAQCSNTFVNGDFAPVTIPEETSTAPRKISDTPVLVLSS; translated from the exons ATGGAAGGAGTATTGTACAAGTGGACAAACTACATCACcg GTTGGCAGCCACGCTGGTTTGCATTGGATAATGGAATACTTTCGTATTATGATTCTGAAGATGATGTTTGCAAAGGCAGTAAAGGGAGTATCAAGATGTCTGTGTGTGAAATTAAAG TTCACCCAGCAGAAAAATCCAGAATGGAGCTGATTATTCCTGGGGAACAGCACTTCTATGTGAAAGCGGTCAATGCTGCTGAAAGACAGAGGTGGCTTGTGGCCCTAGGAAGTTCAAAAGCATGTTTGACTGACaccagaacaaaaaaagaaaaag aaATTAAGGAAAGCACCGAGTCTCTGAAAACGAAGATGTCTGAACTGCGATTATACTGTGATTTATTGATGCAGCAGGTCCACACAATACAGGAATCAGTAAATCAGGAGGCAAACCACACATCACCCAGCACTGAG AACATGAATGAAGCCTCCTCTCTACTGAGTGCCACATGCAGTACTTTTATTACAACACTTGAAGAATGCATGAAGATAGCAAATGCCAAGTTCAAGCCAGAAATGTTCAAGTTATCTCATCCTGATTCTGTTGTCTTTCCAGTTTCACCATCCCCTGTACAAATG AAGAAACACTCTGTGAGCCATCCTCGTAGCTACAGCTTTGAAAG GATAAGCCACTCACCAAAAACTTCACTCCAGCAATTATCGCAGAGACCAAACAGGACTTATTCTGACACGGAATCACACAGTGATAGCTGCACTGAAGATGcggaca GGACTGCGCAGTGTTCAAATACCTTTGTCAATGGGGATTTTGCACCAGTGACTATCCCAGAGGAAACCAGTACTGCTCCAAGGAAAATATCAGACACTCCTGTTCTAGTGCTATCATCCTGA
- the LOC117403998 gene encoding pleckstrin homology domain-containing family A member 3-like isoform X3, giving the protein MEGVLYKWTNYITGWQPRWFALDNGILSYYDSEDDVCKGSKGSIKMSVCEIKEIKESTESLKTKMSELRLYCDLLMQQVHTIQESVNQEANHTSPSTENMNEASSLLSATCSTFITTLEECMKIANAKFKPEMFKLSHPDSVVFPVSPSPVQMVRKKHSVSHPRSYSFERISHSPKTSLQQLSQRPNRTYSDTESHSDSCTEDADRTAQCSNTFVNGDFAPVTIPEETSTAPRKISDTPVLVLSS; this is encoded by the exons ATGGAAGGAGTATTGTACAAGTGGACAAACTACATCACcg GTTGGCAGCCACGCTGGTTTGCATTGGATAATGGAATACTTTCGTATTATGATTCTGAAGATGATGTTTGCAAAGGCAGTAAAGGGAGTATCAAGATGTCTGTGTGTGAAATTAAAG aaATTAAGGAAAGCACCGAGTCTCTGAAAACGAAGATGTCTGAACTGCGATTATACTGTGATTTATTGATGCAGCAGGTCCACACAATACAGGAATCAGTAAATCAGGAGGCAAACCACACATCACCCAGCACTGAG AACATGAATGAAGCCTCCTCTCTACTGAGTGCCACATGCAGTACTTTTATTACAACACTTGAAGAATGCATGAAGATAGCAAATGCCAAGTTCAAGCCAGAAATGTTCAAGTTATCTCATCCTGATTCTGTTGTCTTTCCAGTTTCACCATCCCCTGTACAAATGGTTCGG AAGAAACACTCTGTGAGCCATCCTCGTAGCTACAGCTTTGAAAG GATAAGCCACTCACCAAAAACTTCACTCCAGCAATTATCGCAGAGACCAAACAGGACTTATTCTGACACGGAATCACACAGTGATAGCTGCACTGAAGATGcggaca GGACTGCGCAGTGTTCAAATACCTTTGTCAATGGGGATTTTGCACCAGTGACTATCCCAGAGGAAACCAGTACTGCTCCAAGGAAAATATCAGACACTCCTGTTCTAGTGCTATCATCCTGA
- the LOC117403998 gene encoding pleckstrin homology domain-containing family A member 3-like isoform X1, with product MEGVLYKWTNYITGWQPRWFALDNGILSYYDSEDDVCKGSKGSIKMSVCEIKVHPAEKSRMELIIPGEQHFYVKAVNAAERQRWLVALGSSKACLTDTRTKKEKEIKESTESLKTKMSELRLYCDLLMQQVHTIQESVNQEANHTSPSTENMNEASSLLSATCSTFITTLEECMKIANAKFKPEMFKLSHPDSVVFPVSPSPVQMVRKKHSVSHPRSYSFERISHSPKTSLQQLSQRPNRTYSDTESHSDSCTEDADRTAQCSNTFVNGDFAPVTIPEETSTAPRKISDTPVLVLSS from the exons ATGGAAGGAGTATTGTACAAGTGGACAAACTACATCACcg GTTGGCAGCCACGCTGGTTTGCATTGGATAATGGAATACTTTCGTATTATGATTCTGAAGATGATGTTTGCAAAGGCAGTAAAGGGAGTATCAAGATGTCTGTGTGTGAAATTAAAG TTCACCCAGCAGAAAAATCCAGAATGGAGCTGATTATTCCTGGGGAACAGCACTTCTATGTGAAAGCGGTCAATGCTGCTGAAAGACAGAGGTGGCTTGTGGCCCTAGGAAGTTCAAAAGCATGTTTGACTGACaccagaacaaaaaaagaaaaag aaATTAAGGAAAGCACCGAGTCTCTGAAAACGAAGATGTCTGAACTGCGATTATACTGTGATTTATTGATGCAGCAGGTCCACACAATACAGGAATCAGTAAATCAGGAGGCAAACCACACATCACCCAGCACTGAG AACATGAATGAAGCCTCCTCTCTACTGAGTGCCACATGCAGTACTTTTATTACAACACTTGAAGAATGCATGAAGATAGCAAATGCCAAGTTCAAGCCAGAAATGTTCAAGTTATCTCATCCTGATTCTGTTGTCTTTCCAGTTTCACCATCCCCTGTACAAATGGTTCGG AAGAAACACTCTGTGAGCCATCCTCGTAGCTACAGCTTTGAAAG GATAAGCCACTCACCAAAAACTTCACTCCAGCAATTATCGCAGAGACCAAACAGGACTTATTCTGACACGGAATCACACAGTGATAGCTGCACTGAAGATGcggaca GGACTGCGCAGTGTTCAAATACCTTTGTCAATGGGGATTTTGCACCAGTGACTATCCCAGAGGAAACCAGTACTGCTCCAAGGAAAATATCAGACACTCCTGTTCTAGTGCTATCATCCTGA
- the LOC117403998 gene encoding pleckstrin homology domain-containing family A member 3-like isoform X4, producing the protein MEGVLYKWTNYITGWQPRWFALDNGILSYYDSEDDVCKGSKGSIKMSVCEIKVHPAEKSRMELIIPGEQHFYVKAVNAAERQRWLVALGSSKACLTDTRTKKEKEIKESTESLKTKMSELRLYCDLLMQQVHTIQESVNQEANHTSPSTEKKHSVSHPRSYSFERISHSPKTSLQQLSQRPNRTYSDTESHSDSCTEDADRTAQCSNTFVNGDFAPVTIPEETSTAPRKISDTPVLVLSS; encoded by the exons ATGGAAGGAGTATTGTACAAGTGGACAAACTACATCACcg GTTGGCAGCCACGCTGGTTTGCATTGGATAATGGAATACTTTCGTATTATGATTCTGAAGATGATGTTTGCAAAGGCAGTAAAGGGAGTATCAAGATGTCTGTGTGTGAAATTAAAG TTCACCCAGCAGAAAAATCCAGAATGGAGCTGATTATTCCTGGGGAACAGCACTTCTATGTGAAAGCGGTCAATGCTGCTGAAAGACAGAGGTGGCTTGTGGCCCTAGGAAGTTCAAAAGCATGTTTGACTGACaccagaacaaaaaaagaaaaag aaATTAAGGAAAGCACCGAGTCTCTGAAAACGAAGATGTCTGAACTGCGATTATACTGTGATTTATTGATGCAGCAGGTCCACACAATACAGGAATCAGTAAATCAGGAGGCAAACCACACATCACCCAGCACTGAG AAGAAACACTCTGTGAGCCATCCTCGTAGCTACAGCTTTGAAAG GATAAGCCACTCACCAAAAACTTCACTCCAGCAATTATCGCAGAGACCAAACAGGACTTATTCTGACACGGAATCACACAGTGATAGCTGCACTGAAGATGcggaca GGACTGCGCAGTGTTCAAATACCTTTGTCAATGGGGATTTTGCACCAGTGACTATCCCAGAGGAAACCAGTACTGCTCCAAGGAAAATATCAGACACTCCTGTTCTAGTGCTATCATCCTGA
- the fkbp7 gene encoding peptidyl-prolyl cis-trans isomerase FKBP7, with amino-acid sequence MAFIAIFLLYLQAYSLFVDFSVAQEEEEEVKIEVVHMPEECTKKSKKGDMLNAHYDGFLATDGSKIYCSRSDNKGHPKWFVLGVGQVIKGLDIGMMGMCPGEKRKVTIPPSLGFGKLGKDKVPPDSTLIFEIELYTIARGPRSAESFQEIDLNKDRSLSRDEITEYMKKEFEKGGNKRDQSFYDAIIADVFRKNDHNGDGFISAKEYNVYEHDEL; translated from the exons ATGGCGTTTATTGccatctttcttttgtatttgcAGGCATACAGTCTTTTTGTAGATTTCTCAGTtgcacaagaagaagaagaagaagtcaaAATTGAAGTTGTGCACATGCCAGAAGAATGTACGAAAAAGAGCAAAAAAGGGGATATGCTGAATGCGCATTATGATGGCTTTCTAGCAACAGATGGTTCAAAGATTTACTGCAG CCGATCAGACAATAAAGGACACCCTAAGTGGTTTGTACTTGGTGTAGGCCAAGTAATAAAAGGACTGGACATAGGAATGATGGGCATGTGTCCTggagaaaaaagaaaagtcaCCATTCCTCCTTCACTAGGATTTGGAAAACTAGGGAAAG ACAAGGTGCCACCTGATTCTACACTGATCTTTGAAATTGAGTTGTACACCATAGCAAGAGGACCTCGCAGTGCAGAGTCCTTTCAAGAAATTGACCTAAACAAAGACAGATCACTTTCTCGGGATGag ATCACAGAATATATGAAGAAGGAGTTTGAGAAGGGTGGTAATAAACGTGACCAATCCTTTTATGATGCCATTATAGCAGATGTTTTTCGGAAGAATGACCATAACGGAGATGGCTTCATATCTGCAAAAGAATACAATGTCTATGAACACGATGAGCTATAG